The genomic window tttcaaatgcaAGGTAAAAGTTTTGTACAtgatataataaagaaaagaaaaaactgaagttAATACAGCAGCTAAATCTACCTGTTATAATTACTTGAGCATTTTAAATATTTGGATTATTTTACTGTTATGTACAGCATTTTGTGCACTGTAGTTTCATATGGCTCTGTTCAGAATTTTTTGATGATTTCCCATCTGACATCCAAACCTAACAGACAGAAGTGAATTAACTTGTAGGGTATCTTCTAATGTCTTTGGCATTGATGCAAAAGTATACTTGATTCTTCTAGATGCATTTCACTacgtatattataaatacataactaCAGTGTGATGTACAGAACCTGACAGTAATAAAATGAGGAAGCAGttaattaatattttgctttttagACACCCAATTTCTTCTCGTACTCTTTTAGTTGTTCAACAAAACCTGTGTTAGGTCTAATGAATGACCTTTTGGTCTTGACAAATTTAAAAGCCTCTTCATAATTCATACCGTAATATCTCATAAGGTAAGCAATGACAACAGAAGCTGAACGGGATACTCCAGCATTGCAGTGAACTAGGACACAGCCACCACCTACTACAACATTATGAATAAAATCACAACACTCATCTAGGATGTCAATAATACGGCAAGAAGGGGTGTCCAGTGCCTCTTTAGTTTTATATGTGAACCATCCTTCGAACAAGTTGTGTATTCCAGTAGCCACATTAAGGATATGAGTTATTTTATTGCTAGTTAAGATGTCTAGATCATGGGCAACATCCTGAGATCCAAGGATAACACCGTTTAGAATGCGGGTATACCTGAGGTCTGGTTTTGTGTCTACAACAAAGCCAGGGCTGACTTTTGAAAGAGGAGTTACAACTTGGGATCCATCAGCCTTGAATTCTTCAATTCTTGATTGACCATCTGGGGTGGTAACTTGTGTATGGGTGTGACGTAATACACTACGCTTGGCAGACAACTGCTCAGCTAAACTTGCCATTTTtgttaagtttaaaaaataatcgCACTTTTAAGTTTTCGGCAAAGAAAGTTCTTTAAATTTAACTGAATAACTGAGGTACTGATTGCATAAATACATCAACTGTTTAACTTAGGAACTATTaatattggttttgttttatagaaAAATGCAGATGTAAAAGTACTGGACTATAAAAAAATGCCtattaagtaaaaatgaaaaataaaaataactacagTATAGCTTGCAGCTAGAAAAAAGTTCACTTACTACCTTTCATACCTGAGGAACAACTTTTTTCCAAGGATCTATAGAGTACTATTATCTTGAATGTTACCTTGGTGAAAACTTTCTTCAAACACTTCTGAGGGATGTTCTACTTGCAACAGATATAATCCACAAGCTGGCACTGGGGAAACTCGTGTGTTCCAGTTCTCAGGTGCAGGGTTATCAAGCATTGCCTGAATACAATCTAATGATATTTTTCCTTGGGCAAAACCAACTGCAGCTCCAACAATCCTACGCACCTGAAACAAATGCACTGCAATTACTCTTTACAAgttattttcagaaataaataagtacatcTTTCAGGGCATTTGtgcaaaataaataagtacatcTTTCAGGGCATTTGTGCAAAACTTAGAAGTGCTCAGCCTAAGCTAATGACTTTGAAGTTTGACTTTGTGGGgtgttatgaattattttatatctGGAACCTTGCCTCCTGAATCTGCAGTGTAGAAATGACTTAGAACACACCGGTAATATTTAAAATAAGGCAGCAttacaaaatgttcataaacatTTGCAGTATGCAAGAAGTAAAATTCTACTGAAGATTAGCTTTCACTTTGctcaaaatataaatgtaaggtGAAATCTGAAAATACCAACAAATACTTAGTATGGAACAAATTACAACAACAACCTTTAATAGATGCATTctaccacaaaaataaaaataaaatgtacacaGTAACAGGCACATAACTCGCATCCACTGNNNNNNNNNNNNNNNNNNNNNNNNNNNNNNNNNNNNNNNNNNNNNNNNNNNNNNNNNNNNNNNNNNNNNNNNNNNNNNNNNNNNNNNNNNNNNNNNNNNNNNNNNNNNNNNNNNNNNNNNNNNNNNNNNNNNNNNNNNNNNNNNNNNNNNNNNNNNNNNNNNNNNNNNNNNNNNNNNNNNNNNNNNNNNNNNNNNNNNNNNNNNNNNNNNNNNNNNNNNNNNNNNNNNNNNNNNNNNNNNNNNNNNNNNNNNNNNNNNNNNNNNNNNNNNNNNNNNNNNNNNNNNNNNNNNNNNNNNNNNNNNNNNNNNNNNNNNNNNNNNNNNNNNNNNNNNNNNNNNNNNNNNNNNNNNNNNNNNNNNNNNNNNNNNNNNNNNNNNNNNNNNNNNNNNNNNNNNNNNNNNNNNNNNNNNNNNNNNNNNNNNNNNNNNNNNNNNNNNNNNNNNNNNNNNNNNNNNNNNNNNNNNNNNNNNNNNNNNNNNNNNNNNNNNNNNNNNNNNNNaagtatgtatgaaactttattgtacaataacaatatcattttcatacattcaacttctcgtcagatatatacttagttgataggcacctttggcggagggcaagagacagctaattacagACCTAAtagtaaacaacatatgttgtaggtaatacaagttaattaacaataccctagttcctacctgtttagcaGAGATTTCATAGCTTGTgctgagaagtctgcttcgcctcaaagcttcagcgagggtgtgccctatggctgagaaaCTCTttgaaaggactgtcaatggggtcttatccacttactcaacagaacctaatggcaattgtcactggagtcttattcaattacatgacaatatacctatgcctcttggcatataaaggagtaaaatatgatcccgatcacccgatcctaaccgtggattagtaaatatgattgaaGGCGTTATCCctaaacacctttcaaacaacctaaaactcaacaccaataattttaaa from Macrobrachium nipponense isolate FS-2020 chromosome 23, ASM1510439v2, whole genome shotgun sequence includes these protein-coding regions:
- the LOC135200461 gene encoding dual specificity protein phosphatase 19-like; this translates as MASLAEQLSAKRSVLRHTHTQVTTPDGQSRIEEFKADGSQVVTPLSKVSPGFVVDTKPDLRYTRILNGVILGSQDVAHDLDILTSNKITHILNVATGIHNLFEGWFTYKTKEALDTPSCRIIDILDECCDFIHNVVVGGGCVLVHCNAGVSRSASVVIAYLMRYYGMNYEEAFKFVKTKRSFIRPNTGFVEQLKEYEKKLGV